One window of Bacteroidetes bacterium GWF2_43_63 genomic DNA carries:
- a CDS encoding transposase, translating into MSNKRIVMSKVRNIIRLHHEGVSKKSIGERIGLPRNTVKKYIRLFIASGKSIADVEVMTDTELEQMFMDMTPSSHIEDDPRFKVLLEFFPQMEKALKHRENTKEKMWQRYFMENKDGYRLTQFKRYYSEWQKIRNPVFHVEHKVGEKMYVDYAGETLEVVNAETGEVVKVQVFLAILGASQLTYVEASYSQQKEDFISSCENALLYFGGVPNAIVTDNLKSAVIKSSRYEPTLNESFRDFTGYYMMAALPAAPYKPKYKALVEGAVKIIYRRMYGMLKERVFTSLEQLNEAIWEALEEHNNHRLSNRPYSRRQLFEEIERKTLNPLPERRYELKRRHMATVMKNNYVCLTEDKHYYSVPYQYIGKKVTLLYTQSEVEVHYRYERIATHKRNRHLFGHTTNNDHLASQHRYLSDWNPDKFLERAGEVGAETQEYIKELLNAKQHPEQAYRSCQGVLSYAARVGSERLNNACRRAHQYGDYGYHTIRVILEKGLDSYLNEEPAEDQKLPEHGNIRGKGYYK; encoded by the coding sequence ATGTCAAACAAAAGAATTGTCATGAGCAAGGTAAGAAACATTATCAGGCTGCACCATGAAGGTGTGAGCAAAAAGTCAATCGGGGAGCGCATCGGGCTGCCCCGCAACACAGTTAAGAAATACATCCGGCTGTTCATTGCTTCTGGGAAAAGCATTGCTGACGTTGAAGTAATGACAGACACAGAGCTGGAGCAGATGTTCATGGATATGACTCCAAGTAGTCATATTGAGGATGATCCACGATTCAAGGTTCTGCTTGAGTTTTTTCCACAGATGGAAAAGGCGTTGAAGCACAGGGAGAATACCAAGGAAAAGATGTGGCAGCGCTATTTTATGGAGAACAAGGATGGGTATAGGCTGACGCAGTTTAAACGCTATTACAGCGAATGGCAAAAGATCCGCAATCCCGTATTCCATGTGGAACACAAGGTTGGAGAGAAGATGTATGTGGATTATGCCGGAGAGACGCTTGAGGTGGTAAACGCTGAGACTGGTGAAGTGGTTAAGGTGCAAGTGTTTTTGGCAATATTGGGGGCAAGCCAGTTGACCTATGTTGAGGCCAGTTACAGTCAGCAGAAAGAAGATTTTATCAGTTCATGTGAAAATGCGTTGCTGTACTTTGGAGGCGTTCCCAACGCCATTGTAACCGACAATCTGAAGTCGGCGGTAATCAAAAGCAGCCGTTATGAACCCACGCTGAATGAGTCTTTCCGTGATTTTACAGGGTATTACATGATGGCAGCATTACCGGCGGCGCCGTATAAACCAAAATACAAAGCATTGGTTGAAGGGGCTGTAAAAATCATTTACCGCCGCATGTACGGCATGTTGAAAGAGCGAGTGTTCACCAGCCTCGAACAGCTAAATGAGGCCATTTGGGAAGCACTTGAAGAGCACAACAACCACAGGTTGAGTAATCGGCCATATAGTCGCAGACAGCTTTTTGAGGAGATTGAGCGAAAGACATTAAATCCGCTTCCGGAAAGGCGCTATGAGCTTAAACGCAGACACATGGCAACGGTGATGAAAAACAACTACGTGTGTCTGACCGAAGACAAGCACTACTACAGTGTTCCATATCAGTACATCGGCAAAAAGGTGACGCTGCTTTATACACAAAGCGAAGTTGAAGTGCATTACCGCTATGAGCGCATTGCTACTCACAAGCGCAACAGGCATCTCTTCGGGCACACCACAAACAACGATCATCTGGCATCGCAGCACCGTTATCTAAGCGACTGGAATCCGGATAAGTTCCTTGAACGTGCCGGCGAAGTAGGTGCTGAAACGCAGGAATACATCAAGGAATTGCTCAATGCAAAACAACACCCTGAACAGGCTTACAGGTCGTGTCAGGGAGTGTTGAGTTATGCGGCACGAGTTGGTTCGGAACGTCTCAATAATGCATGCCGCAGAGCGCATCAGTACGGTGATTATGGATATCACACTATCCGGGTTATTCTTGAAAAAGGGCTTGATAGCTACTTGAATGAAGAACCGGCTGAAGATCAGAAACTGCCCGAGCATGGCAATATACGCGGCAAGGGCTATTACAAATAA
- a CDS encoding ATP-binding protein: MNEQSLQRMKQMKFYGMARAFRTSLENGNMASMTSDEMVSLLVDSEWDDRNNRRIERQMRNAKFRYKANVEQVHFDIERNLDKNQLMRLAECDFVQRHENLIITGSTGIGKSYIASAIGNQACTQGYRVLYANSAKLFSRLKMTKADGSYIREIAKIERQDLLILDDFGLQPLDAIARAILMEIIEDRHGSHSTLITSQLPVPQWYEVIGEQTVADAILDRIVHDAHRLELAGESLRKRQGRQNIKAVETE; this comes from the coding sequence ATGAACGAACAATCACTTCAGAGAATGAAACAAATGAAGTTCTATGGCATGGCCAGGGCATTCCGGACAAGTCTGGAAAACGGCAACATGGCATCGATGACAAGCGACGAGATGGTGTCATTGCTTGTAGACTCGGAATGGGACGATCGTAACAACCGGCGCATCGAGCGACAGATGCGTAACGCGAAGTTCCGTTACAAAGCCAACGTAGAACAGGTTCATTTTGACATCGAGCGGAATCTGGACAAAAATCAATTGATGCGGCTTGCAGAATGCGACTTTGTGCAGCGTCATGAGAACCTGATTATAACTGGCAGCACCGGTATCGGTAAAAGCTACATTGCTTCGGCCATCGGCAATCAAGCATGCACACAGGGTTACAGAGTTCTCTACGCAAACAGTGCAAAGTTGTTTTCGAGACTCAAAATGACAAAAGCCGACGGTTCATACATCCGCGAAATCGCAAAAATAGAGCGACAGGATTTACTGATACTCGACGACTTCGGGCTTCAGCCCTTGGATGCAATCGCCCGGGCAATACTGATGGAAATCATCGAAGACCGCCATGGAAGTCATTCAACACTCATTACCTCACAGCTCCCGGTACCTCAATGGTACGAGGTTATAGGTGAGCAAACTGTTGCAGATGCAATACTGGACCGCATCGTACATGATGCTCACAGACTGGAACTGGCCGGGGAGTCGCTTCGCAAGAGGCAAGGACGGCAAAATATAAAAGCTGTTGAAACAGAATAA